In the Populus nigra chromosome 2, ddPopNigr1.1, whole genome shotgun sequence genome, AGACTCCATAAACAAATCTTAAGCCAAGTCAACCACGAGTTTGTTCTcgtaactatatataaaaaaagtactaATGTTCTGGATTATAGCCGGCAGCTAAAACTCAGTTAAACACAGAAAAGAGAAATGGAAAAAAGCCATAGACTTTGCTTCAAATGGAGGGCATGGgcgtataaaaaaaatggtgtcaGAAAATGGAACTTGTATGCATCGGCGCTCTTTATACACTATATATACATAGAAGTAGTACATAATTTCTACAGCATACCTCGACGCTCTTGATGCACTAAATACAGAAGCAGTACAGAATTTCCAAAACATATTCAAAGTTACATCAATCTCCTTATTTTGATAACTTCCAAACCCATTTTACTCTTCCTTGATAGTATATAAATTCTTTGCATATTCGGATGAGACCGAACCTTCATCTCCAACGACAACACGAGCACGAAACCTGCCATCTAAGCATTCTTGGAGGATCATGCTACCAAGCTCCGAGTTGCCTTCGCTCAAATCCGCTTGTGTCATCAACTCCTTTAGTTGCGTTGTTGTCATACGGACCTTGATTCTTAAGCTGCTTGATGATGGGGTAATGAGGTTGCTTTTATCATCCTCGCTGTCTTGGTCAACTGAGAGCACCGCCTGGTAAATCCTCGCAAACCAATTCCCCATTATTGCTTTGATCTCTCCTTCTAAGCTCGAGCTTCTTTGTCTCTCTTAGATTTGGAATCCTTAAGATCAGCTTGGGTATAATTATTGCTGGAGGGAGATTTCTGGTTGAGGGAAATTAAGCCTAAGGTCGCATTAAATAGTTATGGCCCATGAGCCTAACGTTGGCAGCCGTATTCAGTCAGAAACGACAGAAATTGAAAATGTCACATCTGTGGTTCTTATTAGTCGACCATTAGCCACACGACTGCGATACTCAACTGTTTGGTTAAAGTCTACAAGGACATGATGCCGATAAAACTCGTGCAAGGCAGAGGATAGATAGTAACAACAATATCTGCATCGCGAAAACTCTTCGACGATCGACGATGATGgtaaaattaaatcaacttcATCATGATATCctttacaaacaaaattataGTATAAATAGGGTAATGTCAGAGGTATGTAAAATGGAAATAACTTCGGTCCAGTCAAAATGCATAATTCATTCAGCAAAGGGAGATACCAACTTTGAATGTTTTTCTAGTACGTACGTGGTTTTAAAATTTCCATCTGTTCAAATTTCTCCTGCTAAAAACGGCCGCCGGCGTTTCTAATACGTAACAGCCAGAAATAACGATCTCATGGTCTGTTCATGAAGatcttaaggttttttttttttttttaaataatactaGATGCCTGGTTGCGCTGCGCTGCATGTTGAAGCAAAATTTCTttggaagtaaaaaaaatatccaactgACGAGGAGTAATTTTCATTCTCATTAAATATAATTCTTGACACTTTACTTAGTCTAaggtttaaattaattatgtgaatTGAGTTAATATAAATTCTGACGTgacaggttaaaaaaaatcaaatgaaaaaaacagtaatgaacaataaaaacaaaacatcaagaaaacaatttatataatcaataaaaaacacttgatttttttaaaaaaatttaacatgaaattttttttaataaatattaagatggggatatatttgatcaatttatgTTAGCATgtgttaactcgtcaaacttgtAACTTAGATTATAGACTCaaatgagtttaataatattttttttaatttaattatatgattaaaaaaataaaaatcaatttaaaatcaacctattactaaataataaaattaaaaaaaaacaataaaaatttattaaaaatttaatattaaaagttaaaaataaaaaacaagttaggCGTGTGGACTTGAATAACCCAACACAAtcaaagcttaaaaaaatatatatagcccaTGCATCTGggctatatttatttatgtttcttttataggagggtgtttttttttttaaaaaaaaaagaaacaggcaACGTAGCTCTTGCATTTGCCTAGCCCATAACCCAATCATTACCATGGTGGCTGACAAATCATAAGGTTggttttttgagttaaaaatcaatttcttgaCCTATCAAAAATACtcataataaataacataaaatcttTCTAAACCATGTATTAATctcaaaatactttaaaatcacttaaaaaaactaaaatcaaaatggaatttgatctttttttagaTATGTTTGGAGAAAAAACTTACCATCATTGAACTTGTTGAATAAAACCTATTAAgtttatcctttttagtttttataattgtgaCAATCagctattttctttttcttttgtcatttttcagctactttttctcttttttatttctaactcaggatttgaaaaaataaaataaaatgaacatttgaattaaaataaaattatcatggatTTTGGTtagttatatattttctttatgttttaaaattcaattatatttctattaattgggtaattttataataattttataataattccaTCTAATTAAACcattaaatgatataatttaaagaaaaaaagtttgaaaaaaaaag is a window encoding:
- the LOC133683125 gene encoding uncharacterized protein LOC133683125, which encodes MGNWFARIYQAVLSVDQDSEDDKSNLITPSSSSLRIKVRMTTTQLKELMTQADLSEGNSELGSMILQECLDGRFRARVVVGDEGSVSSEYAKNLYTIKEE